In a single window of the Nocardioides massiliensis genome:
- a CDS encoding DUF6167 family protein has translation MSRAAWFLAGAGAGVYALTKARRAAEAFTPDGMRDRVNGLFAGARVLVEEFQTGRDEAETDLRTRIDDRMLAITAADPVDDLPAPAARALHAVPPPSEHLPNPTPDKKGTHR, from the coding sequence ATGAGCAGAGCCGCTTGGTTCCTCGCCGGCGCGGGGGCGGGCGTCTACGCCCTCACCAAGGCCCGGCGCGCCGCCGAGGCGTTCACCCCCGACGGGATGCGCGACCGCGTCAACGGGCTCTTCGCCGGCGCCCGCGTCCTCGTTGAGGAGTTCCAGACCGGACGCGACGAGGCCGAGACCGACCTGCGCACCCGCATCGACGACCGGATGCTGGCGATCACCGCCGCCGACCCGGTCGATGACCTGCCGGCACCCGCGGCGCGCGCGCTGCACGCCGTACCCCCTCCCTCCGAGCACTTGCCGAACCCCACACCTGACAAGAAGGGCACCCACCGCTGA
- the hisS gene encoding histidine--tRNA ligase, translating to MSKPTPLSGFPELLPSERVVERTVADSLRRTFSLHGFAEIETRAVEPLDQLLRKGETSKEVYVLRRLQETSEEGHAGMGLHFDLTVPFARYVLENAGKLEFPFRRYQVQKAWRGERPQEGRFREFTQADIDVVMKDELPFHFDVEVARVMAEAISALPLPPMTLRINNRKLIEGFYRGIGAPDPAKVITVIDKLDKLSTDEVAALLVTDAGLDDAQAASCLELATITAADGSFVEQVRALGVEHELLETGLAELAAVVDGVSDLDGDRFSVRAQLSLARGLDYYTGTVFEISMDGFESLKSVGGGGRYDALASDGKTTYPGVGISFGISRTLIPLIARGHLRGSRPVPSAVLVAVWDEDSRTVSNQVAQRLRARGIPTEVAPSAQKLGKQIRYAERRGIPFVWFPPTAADETVHQVKDIRDGNQVEADPDAWQPPTQDLHPTIVSTTLEELS from the coding sequence ATGAGCAAGCCCACGCCGCTGTCCGGCTTCCCCGAGCTGCTGCCCTCCGAGCGGGTCGTCGAGCGCACGGTCGCCGACTCGCTGCGCCGTACCTTCTCCCTGCACGGCTTCGCCGAGATCGAGACCCGCGCCGTCGAGCCCCTCGACCAGCTGCTGCGCAAGGGGGAGACCTCCAAGGAGGTCTACGTCCTGCGCCGGCTGCAGGAGACCTCCGAGGAGGGGCACGCGGGGATGGGGCTGCACTTCGACCTCACGGTGCCGTTCGCCCGCTACGTGCTCGAGAACGCCGGCAAGCTGGAGTTCCCGTTCCGGCGCTACCAGGTCCAGAAGGCCTGGCGCGGTGAACGGCCCCAGGAGGGACGCTTCCGGGAGTTCACCCAGGCCGACATCGACGTGGTGATGAAGGACGAGCTGCCCTTCCACTTCGACGTCGAGGTCGCGCGGGTGATGGCCGAGGCCATCTCCGCGCTGCCCCTGCCGCCGATGACCCTGCGGATCAACAACCGCAAGCTGATCGAGGGCTTCTACCGCGGCATCGGCGCGCCCGACCCGGCCAAGGTCATCACCGTCATCGACAAGCTCGACAAGCTCTCGACCGACGAGGTCGCGGCGCTGCTCGTGACCGACGCCGGGCTCGACGACGCCCAGGCGGCGTCCTGTCTGGAGCTCGCGACGATCACCGCCGCCGACGGCAGCTTCGTGGAGCAGGTGCGGGCGCTCGGCGTCGAGCACGAGCTGCTCGAGACCGGCCTGGCCGAGCTCGCCGCCGTCGTCGACGGCGTCAGCGATCTCGACGGCGACCGGTTCTCCGTGCGCGCCCAGCTCAGCCTGGCCCGCGGCCTGGACTACTACACCGGCACCGTCTTCGAGATCTCGATGGACGGCTTCGAGTCGCTGAAGTCGGTCGGGGGCGGTGGCCGCTACGACGCCCTGGCCTCCGACGGCAAGACGACGTACCCGGGTGTCGGCATCTCCTTCGGGATCTCCCGCACGCTCATCCCGCTGATCGCCCGCGGACACCTGCGCGGCTCGCGCCCGGTGCCGTCGGCCGTCCTCGTCGCCGTCTGGGACGAGGACTCCCGCACGGTCAGCAACCAGGTCGCCCAACGCCTGCGCGCCCGCGGCATCCCGACCGAGGTGGCGCCCTCGGCGCAGAAGCTCGGCAAGCAGATCAGGTATGCCGAGCGCCGCGGGATCCCGTTCGTCTGGTTCCCGCCGACCGCGGCGGACGAAACCGTCCACCAGGTCAAGGACATCCGCGACGGGAACCAAGTGGAGGCCGATCCCGATGCGTGGCAGCCTCCCACCCAGGACCTTCACCCCACCATCGTCTCCACCACCCTCGAGGAGCTCTCGTGA
- the ruvX gene encoding Holliday junction resolvase RuvX, translating to MRAGVRLGVDPGDVRIGVAVCDPSGIIATPLATVQRGEGDLQQILGLVQEYEPVEVVVGLPRSLSGGEGPAAARVRTFAAELAGALAPVPVRLSDERLSTVTAESLLRAGGKKGKKRRAVVDQAAAVVILQNALDTERTSGSPPGELVPKGSADA from the coding sequence ATGCGCGCCGGAGTGCGGCTCGGCGTCGATCCCGGTGACGTCCGGATCGGCGTCGCCGTGTGCGACCCATCCGGGATCATCGCGACCCCGTTGGCGACGGTCCAGCGTGGCGAGGGAGACCTGCAGCAGATCCTCGGACTGGTGCAGGAGTACGAGCCGGTCGAGGTCGTCGTCGGGCTGCCGCGGTCGCTGTCGGGCGGGGAGGGACCGGCGGCGGCGCGGGTGCGCACCTTCGCCGCAGAGCTGGCCGGGGCACTTGCCCCGGTGCCCGTGAGGCTGTCTGATGAGCGCTTGAGCACGGTGACGGCGGAGTCGTTGCTGCGCGCGGGAGGGAAGAAGGGCAAGAAGAGGCGGGCGGTGGTCGACCAGGCTGCCGCCGTCGTCATCTTGCAGAACGCGCTCGACACCGAGCGCACCTCCGGCTCGCCACCCGGCGAGTTGGTCCCGAAGGGAAGTGCAGACGCGTGA
- the alaS gene encoding alanine--tRNA ligase, which produces MDTAEIRRRFTEHFRRNGHTLVPSASLLLDDPNLLFVNAGMVPFKPYFLGQETPPYARATSVQKCVRTLDIEEVGKTTRHGTFFQMAGNFSFGDYFKDGAIRLAWELITGSVESGGFGFDGDRIWVTVLDGDDEAAELWRSETGIPAERIQRRGLLDNYWNMGVPGPGGPCSEIYYDRGPEFGPDGGPIVDEDRFLEIWNLVFMQESLSQVRAKDDFDIEGPLPAKNIDTGLGVERVAYLLQGKTNMYEIDEVFPVIEKASELTGRRYGADHTDDVRFRVVADHVRSALMLIGDGVTPGNEARGYVLRRLLRRAVRSMRLLGYEDRALPELLPVSFERMKLGYPELEADFARISGVAYAEEDAFRKTLTAGTQIFDVAAGEVKQSGGTRLSGEKAFALHDTYGFPIDLTLEMASEQGLEVDEAGFRALMTEQRERAKADAKAKKGQHADTGVYRGILDAHGPTEWLAYETLETESAPLALLSEGQSVDVLREGSVGELVLDRTPFYAESGGQAADAGIIAFDGGRLEVLDVQRPVRGLVVHQVRVVEGELAVGSSAAGTLHAQVDKEWRVGARQAHSGTHVVHAALRDVLGPTALQSGSYNRPGYLRLDFGWTKALSPDQVRDLERISNEALRRDLPVAADYMTLQEARDFGALALFGETYDDQKVRVVEIGGPWSRELCGGTHVERSSQIGTVVVTSESSVGSGNRRVEALVGLEGFAYLARERDLVNSLTGMLKARPDNLVDRVRETVDRLKSVEKELEKLRAEQLLAATGDLAAGAEDLGGVRFVGHHAAGTGGGDVRKLALDVRGRLGNGAPAVVAVIGDGGGKPAIVVATNEAARERGLSANDLLRAAAPALGGKGGGKDDVAQGGGTDVSRIGEALEAVRTAIRSGSA; this is translated from the coding sequence ATGGACACCGCGGAGATCCGCCGCCGGTTCACCGAGCACTTCAGGCGCAACGGCCACACCCTCGTGCCGTCGGCGTCGTTGCTGCTCGACGACCCCAACCTGCTGTTCGTCAACGCCGGCATGGTGCCGTTCAAGCCCTACTTCCTCGGCCAGGAGACGCCGCCGTACGCCCGGGCGACCAGCGTGCAGAAATGCGTGCGCACCCTCGACATCGAGGAGGTCGGCAAGACCACCCGCCACGGCACGTTCTTCCAGATGGCCGGCAACTTCTCCTTCGGCGACTACTTCAAGGACGGCGCCATCCGGCTGGCCTGGGAGCTGATCACCGGATCGGTGGAGTCCGGTGGCTTCGGCTTCGACGGTGACCGGATCTGGGTGACCGTCCTCGACGGTGACGACGAGGCGGCGGAGCTGTGGCGCTCCGAGACCGGCATCCCGGCCGAGCGCATCCAGCGCCGCGGCCTGCTCGACAACTACTGGAACATGGGCGTTCCCGGTCCCGGTGGTCCCTGCAGCGAGATCTACTACGACCGCGGCCCGGAGTTCGGGCCTGACGGCGGACCGATCGTCGACGAGGACCGGTTCCTGGAGATCTGGAACCTCGTCTTCATGCAGGAGTCGCTCTCGCAGGTCCGCGCGAAGGACGACTTCGACATCGAGGGTCCGCTGCCGGCCAAGAACATCGACACCGGCCTCGGTGTGGAGCGGGTCGCGTACCTGCTGCAGGGCAAGACCAACATGTATGAGATCGACGAGGTCTTCCCGGTCATCGAGAAGGCCAGTGAGCTCACGGGTCGCCGCTACGGCGCCGATCACACCGACGACGTGCGCTTCCGGGTCGTCGCCGACCACGTCCGCTCCGCCCTCATGCTGATCGGCGACGGCGTCACCCCCGGCAACGAGGCGCGCGGCTACGTCCTGCGCCGGCTGCTGCGCCGCGCCGTGCGGTCGATGCGCCTGCTGGGCTACGAGGACCGGGCACTGCCCGAGCTGCTGCCGGTCAGCTTCGAGCGCATGAAGCTCGGCTACCCCGAGCTCGAAGCCGACTTCGCGCGTATCTCGGGCGTCGCGTACGCCGAGGAGGACGCGTTCCGCAAGACGCTGACCGCCGGTACGCAGATCTTCGACGTCGCGGCCGGCGAGGTGAAGCAGAGCGGCGGGACGCGGTTGTCGGGGGAGAAGGCGTTCGCGCTCCACGACACCTACGGCTTCCCGATCGACCTCACCCTCGAGATGGCCTCCGAGCAGGGTCTCGAGGTCGACGAGGCCGGCTTCCGGGCGCTCATGACCGAGCAGCGCGAGCGGGCCAAGGCCGATGCGAAGGCCAAGAAGGGCCAGCACGCCGACACCGGTGTCTATCGCGGGATCCTCGACGCGCACGGCCCCACGGAATGGCTCGCCTACGAGACCCTCGAGACCGAGTCGGCGCCGCTGGCGCTGCTGTCGGAGGGTCAGTCGGTCGACGTGCTGCGTGAGGGCTCGGTCGGCGAGCTCGTGCTCGACCGGACGCCGTTCTACGCCGAGTCCGGCGGGCAGGCGGCCGACGCCGGGATCATCGCCTTCGACGGCGGCCGGCTCGAGGTGCTCGACGTCCAGCGACCGGTGCGAGGGCTGGTGGTGCACCAGGTGCGCGTGGTCGAGGGCGAGCTCGCGGTCGGCTCCAGCGCTGCCGGCACCCTGCACGCGCAGGTCGACAAGGAGTGGCGCGTGGGCGCGCGGCAGGCCCACAGCGGCACCCACGTCGTGCACGCCGCGCTGCGCGACGTGCTCGGACCCACCGCGTTGCAGTCCGGCTCCTACAACCGGCCGGGCTACCTGCGCCTGGACTTCGGCTGGACCAAAGCGCTCAGCCCCGACCAGGTGCGCGACCTGGAGCGCATCTCCAACGAGGCGCTGCGCCGGGACCTGCCGGTCGCCGCGGACTACATGACGCTGCAGGAGGCGCGCGACTTCGGTGCGCTGGCGCTGTTCGGCGAGACGTATGACGACCAAAAGGTGCGGGTCGTGGAGATCGGCGGCCCGTGGTCGCGCGAGCTGTGCGGTGGCACGCACGTCGAGCGGTCCTCGCAGATCGGCACCGTGGTGGTCACCTCGGAGTCGTCGGTCGGCTCGGGCAACCGCCGCGTCGAGGCGCTGGTCGGGCTGGAGGGATTCGCCTACCTCGCGCGTGAGCGCGACCTGGTGAACTCCCTGACCGGAATGCTCAAGGCGCGCCCCGACAACCTCGTCGACCGCGTCCGGGAGACCGTCGACCGGCTCAAGTCGGTGGAGAAGGAGCTCGAGAAGCTCCGCGCCGAGCAGCTGCTGGCCGCCACCGGCGACCTGGCTGCCGGAGCCGAAGACCTTGGCGGGGTCCGCTTCGTCGGCCACCACGCCGCCGGCACCGGCGGGGGCGACGTACGCAAGCTGGCCCTGGACGTGCGGGGGCGCCTGGGCAACGGCGCGCCTGCGGTCGTCGCGGTGATCGGTGACGGAGGCGGGAAGCCCGCCATCGTCGTGGCCACCAACGAGGCCGCGCGCGAGCGTGGTCTGTCGGCCAACGACCTGCTGCGTGCGGCGGCTCCGGCGCTCGGTGGCAAGGGCGGCGGCAAGGACGACGTGGCGCAGGGTGGCGGCACCGACGTCAGCCGGATCGGCGAGGCGCTCGAGGCCGTGCGTACGGCGATCCGCAGCGGGAGCGCCTGA
- a CDS encoding replication-associated recombination protein A, with product MSDGLFEVPGHAPRTPAGSLAGNTHASAPLAVRMRPRTLDELVGQQHLLAPGSPLRRLIEGDQPMSLLLWGPPGVGKTTIAAIVSQQTNRHFAEVSAVVAGVKEVRAAIDAARSELVRTGRETVLFVDEVHRFSKAQQDALLPGVENRWVTLVAATTENPFFSVISPLLSRSLLLTLEPLTDDDIRDVIRQALEDERGLAGTATIEDDALDHLVRLAGGDARRSLTYLEAAAGAAGVSTSSTGERVVIDLATTETAVDRAAVRYDRQGDQHYDVTSAFIKSIRGSDADAALHYLARMIEAGEDPRFIARRLVILASEDIGLADPTALTTAVAAAQAVQLIGMPEARLNLAQAVIALAVAPKSNAVIAAIDAAQADVRAGKIGPVPAHLRDAHYQGAKDLGHGVKYKYAHNAPYGVVEQQYAPDVVLDATYYQPTNLGAEAGVRERWERLRALIRGSRPAR from the coding sequence ATGAGCGACGGCCTGTTCGAGGTGCCCGGCCACGCGCCCCGGACACCGGCCGGGTCGTTGGCGGGGAACACGCACGCCTCGGCACCCCTCGCCGTACGCATGCGGCCGCGGACCCTCGACGAGCTGGTCGGCCAGCAGCACCTGCTGGCGCCCGGGTCGCCCCTGCGACGGCTGATCGAGGGTGACCAGCCGATGTCGCTGCTGCTGTGGGGGCCGCCGGGGGTCGGCAAGACGACGATCGCGGCCATCGTCAGCCAGCAGACCAACCGGCACTTCGCGGAGGTCTCCGCGGTCGTGGCCGGGGTGAAGGAGGTGCGCGCGGCGATCGACGCGGCGCGCTCCGAACTGGTCCGCACCGGCCGCGAGACGGTCCTCTTCGTCGACGAGGTCCACCGCTTCTCGAAGGCCCAGCAGGACGCGCTGCTCCCCGGGGTCGAGAACCGCTGGGTGACGCTCGTGGCCGCGACGACGGAGAACCCGTTCTTCTCCGTCATCTCGCCGCTGCTGTCCCGCTCGCTGCTGCTCACGCTTGAGCCGCTCACCGACGACGACATCCGCGACGTGATCCGCCAGGCGCTCGAGGACGAGCGCGGCCTCGCCGGGACGGCGACGATCGAGGACGACGCGCTCGACCACCTGGTCCGGTTGGCCGGGGGTGACGCCCGGCGTTCGCTGACCTACCTCGAGGCCGCAGCGGGAGCGGCGGGGGTCTCGACGAGCTCGACCGGCGAGCGAGTCGTCATCGACCTCGCAACCACGGAGACGGCCGTCGACCGGGCCGCGGTGCGCTACGACCGGCAGGGCGACCAGCACTACGACGTCACCTCGGCGTTCATCAAGTCCATCCGCGGCTCCGACGCCGATGCGGCGCTGCACTACCTGGCGCGGATGATCGAGGCGGGGGAGGACCCGCGGTTCATCGCGCGCCGGCTGGTCATCCTCGCCAGCGAGGACATCGGGTTGGCCGACCCGACCGCCCTGACGACGGCGGTGGCGGCTGCCCAGGCCGTGCAGCTGATCGGCATGCCGGAGGCCCGGCTCAACCTCGCCCAGGCCGTCATCGCGCTGGCGGTCGCGCCGAAGAGCAACGCCGTCATCGCCGCCATCGACGCCGCCCAGGCCGACGTCCGCGCCGGCAAGATCGGCCCGGTGCCGGCGCACCTGCGCGACGCGCACTACCAGGGGGCGAAGGACCTCGGGCACGGCGTGAAGTACAAGTACGCCCACAACGCTCCCTATGGCGTGGTCGAGCAGCAGTACGCCCCCGACGTCGTCCTCGACGCGACCTACTACCAACCCACCAACCTCGGCGCGGAGGCCGGCGTCCGCGAGCGGTGGGAGCGGCTACGGGCGCTGATCCGCGGGTCCCGGCCCGCGCGGTAG
- a CDS encoding VWD domain-containing protein yields MRPHRLLPRHRARLPIAIAVLLVLTACTGTTAPAESAPKEDAAATAAAAGAGGNPHTQDLWLFDGLRTLDRSGQVVEHSAAVLAHLSDLEPTGDAIELIPGATFYPLEQIGAHLKGPDGEPRTDADAVVGLVETEVGATFAVLGSVNANSQVPISIEDRFFFDMEFVGDSIAVGDLVSADYTLVQLLPTGEAAEAELNSLELAAHRAAAGALSYTADDDGDVIVLTHQLGRIVQGSTGPELPPKSDDMIDGLKKDKAKCLIRSARPGAALKCIGQHFKNFGDGALSSWQQIWRNDTPEPWRPPSPEPPPLPPAPPHPPCIHPPCGKSTGDPHLTTLDGHRYAMQAVGEFVLARHENDGVEVQIRTAAVDEHVSWVDRVAVFVGETRIIAGLDDLIIDGKAHTLRKAPHTSDGDGYELTHHNKVSVVETDAGHRIWISRGVRATINVVVAAAEADGGWAGLLGDADGDVANDLSTRDGDRLDLDPGFDEFYDLFVAGWRVSDAESLFDYAPGEDTDTFTDLAMPQAEMTVNDLGADQRAHAEAACGLAGVVMATALAECVLDYALTGEIDTLRSARVSDLVDSVLDGRTDPYGVPLDGDSPGPEAVDAWRVGGERLLGAHATDGSVTHHCPAVEADVLSGAVVYGDGTYSPDSGVCAAAVHAGVITVDGGTIEVIATVPDAAGYAARERNDVRARALRADYPWGFRVRRAD; encoded by the coding sequence ATGCGTCCGCACCGCCTACTGCCGCGCCATCGTGCGCGGTTGCCCATCGCCATCGCCGTACTCCTCGTCCTCACTGCCTGCACCGGCACGACGGCGCCGGCCGAGAGCGCCCCGAAGGAGGACGCCGCCGCGACGGCAGCGGCGGCCGGGGCGGGCGGCAACCCCCACACCCAGGACCTCTGGCTCTTCGACGGTCTGCGCACGCTCGACCGGAGCGGGCAGGTGGTCGAGCACAGTGCTGCGGTGCTTGCTCACCTCAGTGACCTGGAGCCCACCGGTGACGCCATCGAGCTGATCCCCGGTGCGACGTTCTATCCACTCGAGCAGATCGGTGCGCACCTGAAGGGTCCGGACGGCGAACCGCGCACTGACGCCGATGCCGTCGTCGGCCTCGTCGAGACGGAGGTGGGCGCGACGTTCGCGGTGCTCGGCAGCGTGAACGCGAACAGTCAGGTCCCGATCTCGATCGAGGACCGGTTCTTCTTCGACATGGAGTTCGTCGGCGACAGCATCGCGGTGGGCGACCTGGTGAGTGCCGACTACACGCTGGTGCAGCTGCTCCCGACCGGGGAGGCCGCCGAAGCCGAGCTGAACTCGCTCGAGCTCGCCGCCCACCGCGCAGCGGCCGGGGCCCTCTCTTACACCGCAGACGACGACGGCGACGTGATCGTGCTGACCCACCAGCTCGGGCGGATCGTCCAGGGCTCGACCGGCCCGGAGCTCCCCCCGAAGTCGGACGACATGATCGACGGCCTGAAGAAGGACAAGGCGAAGTGTCTGATCCGCTCTGCCCGTCCCGGGGCCGCACTCAAGTGCATCGGGCAGCACTTCAAGAACTTCGGCGACGGGGCGTTGAGCAGCTGGCAGCAGATCTGGCGCAACGACACCCCGGAGCCGTGGCGTCCGCCGTCGCCGGAGCCTCCTCCCCTGCCCCCGGCCCCGCCGCACCCGCCGTGCATCCACCCGCCGTGCGGCAAGTCGACCGGCGACCCGCACCTGACCACGCTCGACGGGCACCGCTACGCCATGCAGGCCGTGGGTGAGTTCGTCCTCGCCCGCCACGAGAACGACGGCGTGGAGGTCCAGATCCGGACCGCAGCGGTCGACGAGCACGTGTCCTGGGTGGACCGCGTGGCGGTGTTCGTCGGCGAGACGCGCATCATCGCCGGTCTCGACGACCTGATCATCGACGGCAAGGCACACACCCTGCGAAAGGCCCCACACACGAGCGACGGGGACGGCTACGAGCTCACCCACCACAACAAGGTGAGCGTCGTGGAGACCGACGCAGGTCATCGCATCTGGATCAGTCGAGGCGTCCGCGCGACCATCAACGTCGTCGTGGCTGCCGCGGAGGCGGACGGCGGGTGGGCGGGCCTGCTCGGCGACGCCGATGGCGATGTTGCCAACGACCTCAGCACCCGCGACGGTGATCGGCTCGACCTGGACCCCGGCTTCGACGAGTTCTATGACCTCTTCGTCGCCGGCTGGCGGGTCAGCGACGCCGAGAGCCTCTTCGACTACGCGCCCGGCGAGGACACCGACACGTTCACCGACCTGGCCATGCCCCAGGCGGAGATGACCGTGAACGACCTCGGGGCCGACCAGCGTGCGCACGCCGAAGCTGCGTGCGGCCTCGCCGGGGTCGTGATGGCGACGGCTCTCGCCGAGTGCGTCCTCGACTACGCCCTTACCGGGGAGATCGACACCCTGCGAAGCGCCCGGGTCAGCGATCTGGTCGACAGCGTGTTGGACGGCCGGACCGACCCGTACGGCGTCCCGCTGGACGGCGACAGCCCCGGACCCGAGGCGGTGGACGCGTGGAGGGTCGGAGGCGAGAGGCTGCTCGGCGCCCACGCCACCGACGGGTCGGTGACCCATCACTGTCCGGCAGTCGAGGCCGACGTGCTGAGCGGTGCTGTGGTCTACGGCGACGGCACCTACTCACCGGACTCCGGCGTGTGCGCAGCTGCTGTTCACGCTGGCGTGATCACCGTCGACGGCGGCACCATCGAGGTCATTGCCACGGTGCCCGACGCAGCGGGGTATGCCGCGCGTGAGCGCAATGACGTAAGAGCCCGAGCTCTGCGTGCCGACTACCCGTGGGGGTTCCGGGTCAGGCGAGCCGACTGA
- the aspS gene encoding aspartate--tRNA ligase, with translation MIRTHDAGSLRAEHAGQTVTLAGWVARRRDHGGVAFLDLREASGVVQVVVRDEEVAHQLRSEYCIKVTGQVSVRPEGNENDQLPTGAIEVIADDLEVLSTAAPLPFPIDDGAHSGGEVGEEARLRHRYLDLRRSGPAAALRLRSDVNRVARELLTQRAFVEIETPTLTRSTPEGARDFLVPARLQPGSWYALPQSPQLFKQLLMVAGMERYFQIARCYRDEDFRADRQPEFTQLDIEMSFVEQDDVIALAEDLLVAIWKLIGVELSAPFERLTYADAMARFGTDKPDLRMGLELTECTEFFADTSFRVFQAPYVGAVVMPGGASQPRKQLDAWQEWAKQRGAKGLAYVLVGEDGELGGPVAKNLSDTEKAGIAAHVGAQPGDCIFFAAGPVKSSRALLGAARLEIGRRAGLIDESAWAFCWVVDAPLFEPASEAVASGDVAVGTGQWTAVHHAFTSPQQLDEFDTDPGNALAWAYDIVCNGNEIGGGSIRIHREDVQKRVFEIMGIGEAEAEEKFGFLLEAFKYGAPPHGGIAFGWDRICALLAGTDSIREVIAFPKSGGGYDPLTAAPAPITPEQRKEAGVDAKPEPATEPV, from the coding sequence GTGATCCGCACCCATGACGCCGGCAGCCTGCGCGCAGAGCACGCCGGTCAGACCGTGACGCTGGCCGGCTGGGTCGCCCGCCGCCGCGATCACGGCGGGGTCGCCTTCCTCGACCTGCGCGAGGCATCCGGGGTCGTGCAGGTGGTCGTGCGCGACGAGGAGGTCGCCCACCAGCTGCGCTCGGAGTACTGCATCAAGGTCACCGGTCAGGTCTCCGTGCGCCCCGAGGGCAACGAGAACGACCAGCTCCCGACCGGCGCCATCGAGGTCATCGCCGACGACCTCGAGGTGCTCAGCACCGCCGCGCCGCTGCCGTTCCCGATCGACGACGGCGCCCACAGCGGTGGCGAGGTCGGCGAGGAGGCGCGCCTGCGTCACCGCTACCTCGACCTGCGCCGCTCCGGCCCGGCGGCCGCGCTGCGCCTGCGCAGTGACGTCAACCGGGTCGCCCGGGAGCTGCTCACCCAGCGCGCGTTCGTCGAGATCGAGACGCCGACCCTGACCCGCTCGACCCCCGAGGGCGCGCGCGACTTTCTCGTGCCCGCGCGTCTGCAGCCGGGCAGCTGGTACGCCCTGCCGCAGAGCCCGCAGCTGTTCAAGCAGCTGCTCATGGTCGCCGGCATGGAGCGCTACTTCCAGATCGCGCGCTGCTACCGCGACGAGGACTTCCGCGCCGACCGCCAGCCCGAGTTCACCCAGCTCGACATCGAGATGAGCTTCGTCGAGCAAGACGACGTGATCGCCCTGGCCGAGGACCTGCTCGTCGCGATTTGGAAGCTGATCGGCGTCGAGCTCTCCGCTCCGTTCGAGCGGCTGACGTACGCCGACGCCATGGCGCGCTTCGGCACCGACAAGCCCGACCTGCGGATGGGCCTCGAGCTCACCGAGTGCACGGAGTTCTTCGCGGACACCTCGTTCCGGGTGTTCCAGGCGCCGTACGTCGGTGCCGTGGTCATGCCCGGCGGTGCGAGCCAGCCGCGCAAGCAGCTCGACGCGTGGCAGGAGTGGGCCAAGCAGCGCGGCGCCAAGGGTCTGGCCTACGTGCTCGTCGGCGAGGACGGCGAGCTCGGCGGTCCGGTCGCCAAGAACCTCAGCGACACCGAGAAGGCGGGCATCGCCGCTCACGTCGGTGCCCAGCCCGGCGACTGCATCTTCTTCGCCGCCGGCCCGGTCAAGAGCTCGCGCGCGCTGCTCGGCGCTGCGCGCCTGGAGATCGGCCGCCGCGCCGGCCTGATCGACGAGTCCGCCTGGGCGTTCTGCTGGGTGGTCGACGCCCCGCTGTTCGAGCCGGCCTCCGAGGCGGTCGCCTCCGGCGACGTCGCGGTCGGCACCGGCCAGTGGACCGCGGTCCACCACGCCTTCACCTCGCCCCAGCAGCTCGACGAGTTCGACACCGACCCCGGCAACGCGCTGGCCTGGGCCTACGACATCGTCTGCAACGGCAACGAGATCGGTGGCGGCTCGATCCGTATCCACCGCGAAGACGTGCAGAAGCGGGTCTTCGAGATCATGGGCATCGGCGAGGCGGAGGCCGAGGAGAAGTTCGGCTTCCTGCTCGAGGCGTTCAAGTACGGCGCCCCGCCCCATGGCGGCATCGCGTTCGGCTGGGACCGGATCTGCGCCCTGCTCGCCGGCACCGACTCGATCCGCGAGGTCATCGCCTTCCCGAAGTCCGGCGGCGGCTACGACCCGCTCACCGCGGCGCCCGCGCCGATCACGCCCGAGCAGCGCAAGGAGGCCGGCGTCGACGCCAAGCCGGAGCCGGCCACCGAGCCCGTCTGA